The region GTTGTCTCTCCCGCGCAGGCGCAGCAGGTACTGCAGTTTCCCGGTTTGACTCCGGTGGGAACGACTGCCGGATCGCAGGCTGTGACGGTGAATTTCTCCGCGGCGGGCTCGATCAGCTCGATCAAGGTTCGGACGCAGGGCGTCGACGGCTATGACTATACGAATGCCGGTGGTGGGACTTGCTCGACGAGCATGAGCTACTCGGCTGGGCAGACCTGCACGGTGCTGGTTGGATTTACGCCGAAGGCTCCTGGCGAACGCCGCGGTGCGGTCGTGCTGGTGAACTCGAATGGCGGCGTGCTGGGCACGGCGCTGATGGATGGTTTTGCGAGCGGCGCGGTCGGCGTGTTTATCCCGGGTGAAATTACGACGGTGGCTGGGTCGTCGGTGTGGATCTACAACGGCGAGGGTGTGGCGACGCAGTCACCGTTCTTTCTTCCGTTTGGCGTAACACTGGATGCTGCCGGGAATCTGTACATCACGGATACGAGCAACACACGTATCCGCAAGGTGGATGCGGTGACGGGAATGACCTCCACGATTGCCGGCAATGGCACGATCGGCGGGACGGGCGATGGCGGACCGGCGACGAGCGCGACGCTGAGCAGCCCGTCATCGGTTGCGCTGGACGGTGCGGGGAACGTCTTCATCTCCGACACCGGGAACAACGTGATCCGGAAGGTGAACGTGTTTGACGGCACGATCTCCACGATTGCGGGCCAGATGGGCAAGAATGGATATGTGGGCGATGGTGGTCCGGCAAGCTCCGCAAAGCTGAACGGACCGAATGGTCTGGTCTTCGACGCACAGGGGAACTTGTACTTTTGCGATACGAATAACAACGTCGTTCGCCGGATAGACGCCGGAACTGGAGTGATCACGACGTTTGCCGGGAATGGTGTGACGACGGGTGGCTATGGCGATGGTGGTCCTGCAGCTGCGGCGATGCTGAATGCTCCCTGGGGTATCGCGGTCTCCAGCAAAGGGGAGATCTATATTGCAGACCAGGGCAACAGCCTGATCCGCAAGGTGGTGAACGGAACGATCAGCACGGTTGCGGGTACGCATGACGCGGCTGATACCGGGAGCAACCCCCCTGCAATTCACACTCAGTTGAACTCTCCGGCGGGCGTTGTCGTGGATGTGGCGGGAAACCTCTATATTTCGGACTCCGGAAACAACCTGATCCGTAAGGTGAACACAAACACGGGCGTGATCTCAACGATCGGCGGCGGAACGGCGCAGTCCACGACGCAGAATACGAATGACAATGGGCCGGCTACCCAGGGCAGCGTCTATGGACCATACACATTGGCTTTAGACGCACAGGGAAGCCTGTACATTTCTGACGTGTTTGAGAACCGCATCCGCAAGATCAGCAGCAACCTTGCTGTGCTGAAGTTTCCGACCCAGAGAGTCGGGCGCGTATCCGCTCCTCTGCCGCAGATTCTGGAGAACGATGGAAATGCGGATCTGAACATCTCTACCGTTCTGGGCGTGCAGCAGGCCAAGGTGGATGCGGGATCGACGACTTGTGTGATGGGCACTCCTCTGGCGGCTTTGAGCCAGTGTGTGATCGGTGCGGAGTTCGCGCCGACGCAGGTGGGAACGGTGATCGCAGGTACGCTGGATGCTTCGTCCGATGCTTCGAACTCTCCGGCAGAGATATCCCTGCAGGGCCAAGTGCTCGATGTGGATCCTTCCACGGTCACTTTGACGTCCAATACGAACCCAAGCCTGGCGGGGCAGGTCATCACGTTTGTGGCGACGGCGACCAGCGTTGGCACAACGCCTACGGGCGAGATGGACCTCATGGACGGCACCACGCAGGTTGCGACGGGAACGTTGCAGCCGGGCGGAACGATCTCCTTCAACGTCAGCACGCTCGCAGTGGGAACGCACGCGATGACGGCGGTGTACAGCGGAGATTCGAGCAACTCCAATGGCACATCGGCAGTGGTGTCCCAGATTGTGAAGCCGGTGGTTGCGCCGACCGCGACGAGTCTGGGATCGAATATCAATCCTTTGAATGCGGGTGCGACGGTTCAGTTCACCGCCACTGTAACAGTGGTGACGGCGGGGTCGGGCACGGGCGAGATCACGGGGAGTGTGGTGTTCTCCGATGGTGTGAACCAGCTTGGTTCTTCAAACATCGTGAACGGAATGGCCACGCTGAATGTCTCGACGCTTTCAGTGGGGACGCATAATGTGATCGCCACTTATAGCGGGAGCACGAGCTACTCTACGAGCAAGTCAGTTGCTGTGGTGGAGATCGTGCAGACGGCGACGAGCAAGACGGCGCTGAGCACGGCTTCCAATCCTTCTACGGCAGGAGCTGCACTCACCCTGACCGCTACCATTCTTACGACTGGCGGTACGGCGACTGGACCGGTGAGCTTCCTCGACGGAACGACCGTCCTGGGCTCCGCAACGCTGAACAAGCAGGGAGTGGCAACGCTGGTTGTGCCGGGTTCCGCCTGGACCGTAGGGACGCATCCACTCACAGCGAACTACGGGGGCGACTCGTTCGACACGGGCAGCATCTCGCCGGGGGTCTCTCAGATCGTCAACGTTGCCTCTACATCGAGCGTGGTGACGTCTTCTCTCAACCCGGTTGGCCTGGGCGGTTCCGTGACCTTTACGGCAACCGTGACGAGCAACGGCGGTGGTCAGGCAACGGGTACAGTGCAGTTCATGGACGGCACGGCTCTGTTGGGCTCAGGCACGCTGAATGCGGCCGGAGCGACGACGTTCACGACCTCGACTCTGGCGTTGGGCTCGCACCCGATCACAGTGGTTTATGGCGGCGATGCGTATGATAGCGGCTCCAGCTCGGTCAGTATGACTGAGGTGGTGCAGTCCGCGACCATCAACATTGCGTTCGCTACGAGCGGGAACCCGGTCACCTTCGGGACGGCCCTGGTGTTGAATGCCAAGGTTGCGGGTTCGGGCAGCCAGCCTGTGGGCACGGTGATCTTTACTGACGGAGGACTCTCCATCGGTACGGCTACGCTGGATGCGAACGGTGCGGCTACCATCACGACTTCGACGCTTGCGATCGGATCGCATCCGCTGGTTGCAGTTTATGGCGGCGACACGAACCATGCTTCGGTGACCTCAACCGGGATCACGGAGAGCGTGATGCAGGTGACGACGACGGCGCTGAGTGCGAGCACACAGAGCCAGATCGCTGGTCTGCCGGTGCAGTGGACGATCAACGTAGTGGGCGCGAACGCGAAGGCGCTGACGGGTTCGGTGACGATCTCCGACAATGGCACACTGGTGACGACGCTGCCTCTGGATGCTACGGGCGCGGCGAGCTACAGTTCTTCAAGCCTGACGCCTGGACAGCACTCCATGGTCGCGAAGTATAGCGGCGATGCGAACGATCAGGTGAGCGCATCCACGCCTGCTGTGACCACGATCAACACGGCCACGACGACAACCACCTTCACAACCAATGCAAACCCGGTGTTCACGGGCACGCCGATCGTCTTCACCGCAGTGGTGACGGGCAACGGTGGCACTCCGACAGGCAGCGTACAGTTCCTGGATGGAACGACGGTGCTGCAGACGGTGCCGGTGGTGACTGCTAACGGTGCGACGACGGCTTCGATGACGCTGTCGACGCTGGCGGCCGGTATTCATAAACTCTCGGCGAGCTATACCGGCGATACGCTGGATCACTCCAGCGTGTCCTCAACGATCAACGAGCAGATTGCCCAGAAGACGAGCATCACGATCGCTTCCAGTGCGAATCCTTCCTTGCTGACCGACGACGTGAGCTTCACGGTGACGGTGTCGAACGGTGTGACTGGCTCGGTTCCGACCGGGACGGTTACGCTGACAGACGGCGGTACGGCTGTCGGCTCTCTCGCCCTGAATGGCAGCGGTGTGGCAACGTTCACGCTGCAGGCTCCGGCACTGGGCGCGCACACGCTGGTCGCAAGCTACGCGGGTGACAACTCGAACTCGCCTGCTACTACTGCTCCTCTGGTCCAGACTGTAGTGCTGCGGCCTTCGACGAACACCTTCTCAACCTCAACGACGGCTCTGTCTGCTGGACAGTCTGTCACGCTGATCTCCGTGGTGCAGGGCGTAGGGCCCAAGGCTCCGACGGGATCTGTGACCTTCGCAGCGGGCGGGATCGTGCTGGGTACGGCTCCGATCAATGCGACTGGTGTTGCTACGCTTTCGGTCACTCCGATCCAGGCGACATACAAGATCGTGAGCACGTATAGCGGCGACTCGCTCTACGCGCCCTCGGACTCTGCGGCGATCACGGTTGTGGTTGGTCCGACGATCGAGTTCACGATCAACATGACGCCTTCCAGCATGACGATCAAGAGCGGCGATCACGGTACGTTGCAGATCGCCATCACGACGGCAAGCACCTTCACGGATACGCTGGCGCTGGGTTGCGCGGGTCTTCCGACCGCCGCTACCTGCACCTTCTCCCAGAACGAGATCAAGGTGAGCAATGGGTTGGCGACGACGGTGACGGTGATTGTCGATACCGGCAACCCGCTGGGCGCTGGAGCGAATGTGACTGCGAAGAACGAGCATGGCGGGTTCGGTGGAAATGGCGTGCTGGCTTGCATGCTGCCTGCCGGGCTGCTGGCGATGTTCTTTGGACGCAAGAGGATCCGCCGTCCGCTGGGACTGCTGGTGATGATGCTTCTGCTGGGCAGTGTGGCTGGTCTTTCGGGATGCGCAAACAGCTTCTCGATGACGGATACGCCGGCTGGAAGCTACACCTTCCAGATCGTTGGATCGGGTAACGCAACAGGGGCGACACAGGCAGGGACTGTGAAGCTGACGGTGACCCAGTAATGAAGATGACTGCGATCCAATCTAAGCGGATCGCAGGGGGAGTGGGAGCGCTGATGCTGGCGCTCTCCGCCTCCCTCTGCGGAGCACAGGCGGCTTACACGGCGACCGGGCCTGGCACTTATGTATCAGTGGGTGCTACTTTCTCCGGCTTCAATACGGACTATGGCAAGCAGAAGGTTGGCGGCGGAACGTTGTATGTGGATGCCAACCTTTACCGGCGGTTCGGGATTGAGGCTGAGGCTCGCAAGCTGACGCTGAATACGACCGAGGATGTAAAGGAATCGACTTACCTGGTTGGACCCAAGATCTCTTTCCTGCGGCACGGTTATAGGCCGTATGGAAAGCTGCTAGTCGGGCGCGGAGACTTCAACTTTCCGTTCAACTATGCCAAGGGGCAGTACTTTGTGATGGCACCGGGCGGCGGGATCGACTACCGGGTGAAGCATAGCCGGTTGAGCCTGCGGATGATCGACTTCGAGTACCAGGTCTGGCCGCAGTTCACGTTTGGAGCGATCCATCCTTATGGCGTGAGTGCGGGCTTGAGCTTCCAGGTTTACTCGGGTAGTTCGCGGCTGCGGTAGCGCATCAGGCTTGCAAGGATAAGACGATCAGAGTAGAGCGACTGG is a window of Granulicella tundricola MP5ACTX9 DNA encoding:
- a CDS encoding Ig-like domain repeat protein — encoded protein: MKKASHYFLLALVLCAGLVVSPAQAQQVLQFPGLTPVGTTAGSQAVTVNFSAAGSISSIKVRTQGVDGYDYTNAGGGTCSTSMSYSAGQTCTVLVGFTPKAPGERRGAVVLVNSNGGVLGTALMDGFASGAVGVFIPGEITTVAGSSVWIYNGEGVATQSPFFLPFGVTLDAAGNLYITDTSNTRIRKVDAVTGMTSTIAGNGTIGGTGDGGPATSATLSSPSSVALDGAGNVFISDTGNNVIRKVNVFDGTISTIAGQMGKNGYVGDGGPASSAKLNGPNGLVFDAQGNLYFCDTNNNVVRRIDAGTGVITTFAGNGVTTGGYGDGGPAAAAMLNAPWGIAVSSKGEIYIADQGNSLIRKVVNGTISTVAGTHDAADTGSNPPAIHTQLNSPAGVVVDVAGNLYISDSGNNLIRKVNTNTGVISTIGGGTAQSTTQNTNDNGPATQGSVYGPYTLALDAQGSLYISDVFENRIRKISSNLAVLKFPTQRVGRVSAPLPQILENDGNADLNISTVLGVQQAKVDAGSTTCVMGTPLAALSQCVIGAEFAPTQVGTVIAGTLDASSDASNSPAEISLQGQVLDVDPSTVTLTSNTNPSLAGQVITFVATATSVGTTPTGEMDLMDGTTQVATGTLQPGGTISFNVSTLAVGTHAMTAVYSGDSSNSNGTSAVVSQIVKPVVAPTATSLGSNINPLNAGATVQFTATVTVVTAGSGTGEITGSVVFSDGVNQLGSSNIVNGMATLNVSTLSVGTHNVIATYSGSTSYSTSKSVAVVEIVQTATSKTALSTASNPSTAGAALTLTATILTTGGTATGPVSFLDGTTVLGSATLNKQGVATLVVPGSAWTVGTHPLTANYGGDSFDTGSISPGVSQIVNVASTSSVVTSSLNPVGLGGSVTFTATVTSNGGGQATGTVQFMDGTALLGSGTLNAAGATTFTTSTLALGSHPITVVYGGDAYDSGSSSVSMTEVVQSATINIAFATSGNPVTFGTALVLNAKVAGSGSQPVGTVIFTDGGLSIGTATLDANGAATITTSTLAIGSHPLVAVYGGDTNHASVTSTGITESVMQVTTTALSASTQSQIAGLPVQWTINVVGANAKALTGSVTISDNGTLVTTLPLDATGAASYSSSSLTPGQHSMVAKYSGDANDQVSASTPAVTTINTATTTTTFTTNANPVFTGTPIVFTAVVTGNGGTPTGSVQFLDGTTVLQTVPVVTANGATTASMTLSTLAAGIHKLSASYTGDTLDHSSVSSTINEQIAQKTSITIASSANPSLLTDDVSFTVTVSNGVTGSVPTGTVTLTDGGTAVGSLALNGSGVATFTLQAPALGAHTLVASYAGDNSNSPATTAPLVQTVVLRPSTNTFSTSTTALSAGQSVTLISVVQGVGPKAPTGSVTFAAGGIVLGTAPINATGVATLSVTPIQATYKIVSTYSGDSLYAPSDSAAITVVVGPTIEFTINMTPSSMTIKSGDHGTLQIAITTASTFTDTLALGCAGLPTAATCTFSQNEIKVSNGLATTVTVIVDTGNPLGAGANVTAKNEHGGFGGNGVLACMLPAGLLAMFFGRKRIRRPLGLLVMMLLLGSVAGLSGCANSFSMTDTPAGSYTFQIVGSGNATGATQAGTVKLTVTQ
- a CDS encoding outer membrane beta-barrel protein, yielding MKMTAIQSKRIAGGVGALMLALSASLCGAQAAYTATGPGTYVSVGATFSGFNTDYGKQKVGGGTLYVDANLYRRFGIEAEARKLTLNTTEDVKESTYLVGPKISFLRHGYRPYGKLLVGRGDFNFPFNYAKGQYFVMAPGGGIDYRVKHSRLSLRMIDFEYQVWPQFTFGAIHPYGVSAGLSFQVYSGSSRLR